A single region of the Salvia miltiorrhiza cultivar Shanhuang (shh) chromosome 8, IMPLAD_Smil_shh, whole genome shotgun sequence genome encodes:
- the LOC130997036 gene encoding uncharacterized protein LOC130997036: MKHAGRDRWEAKGKATAGGDGRGTAGSAVAVGSGENSERGGEENATGYPTAGGSVSVDGRDGRRYNNSAVTGAFAGVNGRTTENFHEGGTKGEKVAWGIGQMEEKEWESVKGRQEAHDLGYQDGGDYWAWY, from the exons ATGAAGCAT gccggtcgtgacaggtGGGAAGCAAAAGGGAAGGCAACGGCCGGCGGTGATGGCCGAGGAACCGCCGGATCGGCGGTAGCAGTGGGTAGTGGCGAGAATTCCGAGAGAGGAGGGGAAGAAAATGCGACCGGTTACCCGACTGCCGGCGGCTCCGTCAGCGTAGATGGCAGAGATGGCCGAAGATACAACAATTCGGCTGTTACCGGCGCCTTTGCCGGCGTTAATGGCCGAACAACCGAGAATTTTCATGAAGGCGGAACCAAGGGAGAGAAAGTGGCGTGGGGAATCGGTCAAATGGAGGAAAAGGAGTGGGAATCGGTCAAAGGGAGGCAAGAGGCGCATGATTTAG gatatcaggacgggggagattattgggcgtggtACTGA
- the LOC130999831 gene encoding uncharacterized protein LOC130999831: MPPKRGRPAKNNNNRRNRNAVPEEPQDARGHNPSPPPPTRRVEELFLRQNPPTFDGTSEPAEAEIWVRAMERIFNFLRCTDEERLSCVSFQLTGSADFWWEARRKILTPEQWAIYTWEDFKTGLYDKYIPKSYRKKKEAEFYELKQGKKSVVEYDKEFCNLSRFAPQQVDTDEKMAEKFCAGLRYEIKMALASHGGLSYTESLNRALDIEAAMPSDKSAPPLISTPNDPPVASHTLKGKRKWDNNEDNINQTSKKVWQEKERAEQFIQPRYEARTNLESTGGSQSQRGISPCPNCGKMHRGICRAGTNGCYNCGQKGHYSTQCPNKQRGSVIGNTCTPLPAIRGHLRNQSQSHQ, encoded by the coding sequence atgccgcctaagagaggacgccctgcgaaaaacaataacaatcgcagaaaccgtaacgctgtacccgaagaaccacaagatgctcgaggacataacccatcccctccgcctccgactaggagagtcgaagaactctttttaaggcaaaatccacctacgtttgacggaacgagtgaaccggctgaagctgagatttgggtgcgtgcaatggaacgcattttcaactttctacgttgtactgatgaggagcgcctatcttgcgtctctttccaactaacaggatcagctgacttctggtgggaagcacgtcgaaaaattctgacaccgGAACAATGGGCAAtctatacttgggaagattttaagacgggattatatgataaatatatcccgaaaagctataggaagaagaaagaagctgagttctacgagttaaagcaaggaaagaaatctgtggttgaatacgacaaggaattctgcaacctgtcgaggtttgctccacaacaagtggacacagatgagaagatggcagaaaaattttgtgccggtctacggtacgaaattaagatggctctagcaagccacggaggactctcatacacggagtctctgaacagggcacttgacattgaagctgcaatgccgtcagACAAGTCTGCCCCACCATTGATCTCAACGCCAAATGATCCACCAGTagcctcacatactctcaaagggaagcgcaagtgggacaacaacgaagacaatatcaatcagactagtaagaaagtgtggcaagaaaaggaacgggccgaacaatttattcaaccaaggtacGAGGCACGAACTAACCTCGAGTCAACTGGGGGTAGCCAAAGTCAGagaggaatttcaccttgcccaaattgtggtaagatgcataggggtatctgtcgagctggaactaacggttgttacaattgtggccaaaaaggtcactactccacgcaatgccccaacaaacaacGAGGTTCAGTAATTGGGAACACCTGCacccccttgccagcaatacgtggacacttgcgaaatcagtctcaatcacatcagtga